The Deltaproteobacteria bacterium genome includes the window GGAGCAGGTCCGAGTATCATGGCGAGCCATCTGGTGTCCTCATTGCTTTCCAGGGCGATCTTGACGATCATGGTGAGAGGTACAGATAAAAGCATGCCCACAGGTCCGAGTACCCATCCCCAGAATACCAGTGAAAGAAATACCACCAGGGTGGACAGTCCAAGGCCGCGCCCCATGAATCTAGGCTCAATTACACTGCCGATGGAGACATTCACCACAGCGTAACCAGCAGCAGTCAGCAGGGCGGCGCTGCCGCCGAGTTGCACCACAGCAAGGAGAATAGCAGGCACCGCGGCAATCATGGAACCAATGGTGGGCACATAATTCAATAGAAAAGCAAGCAGAGCCCAGAGTAGAGCGTAGTCCACTCCAACAATGGTGAGCCAGATCCATATGGCAACGGCAGTGACCACACTGAAAAGCGTTTTCAGAGCAAGGTACCTGTTGACGCTCTCTGTGAAGGTAGAGAGTCTTTGCAGGGAGTTTTGCGGTTGAGGGAGAGCAGCAGCGAGTTTTTGATGGAACCCAGCAGCTTCCAAAAGGATAAAAACAACGGTGAGAAGTATCAGCACCACATTCTTGAGGGCCGCACTCAAGGTGGTGAAAGTATTGGCCACCATACGCATAATCTTGCCGGGGTCCAGATAGTCGATCAGCACTTTGTTGGAAACATCGATGCCCTTTTTGTGCAGCCACGAAACCAGGGCAGCCGTCTTTTCGGTCAACTCCTTTTGATAAGCAGGGAGGGTGGTGAGGAAGCTGTTCAAAGAACTGCTTACCACCACCACCAGAAGAACGCCTATGGCAGCGAGCACCACCAGGACGGTCAACACAGCCAGCGCATTGGGAACACCTTTTTTTCGCATCCAGAAGAGCAAAGGAGTACAGATTATGGCCAAGAAAATGGAAAGAAGAAAAGGCACCAGAATTGATGCGGCGGCCCGCATACCGGCAACCAGAATGACAAAACTTGCCGCTGTGATCAGATAATAATAAGGGGTTGAGATGCTGCCAGTTTCCTTCATCTAATTTCCCTTCAGGGCTTCATAAGCTGACTGCTGCACTCTAGCATATGATTGGTGGCGGGGTCAAAAAAATGGATGAGGCTGGAAGAATGTGGCGCTGTCACCAGAGGAGTCTCTCCTGGCCAGCAAGAAATCAAAGCCGCTTACTGCCAAGAAGATGGCACTTGAGTTCCTGGAATTCCGCCTCAGTAACGACACCACGGTCTAACAGGTCGGCAAGTTTTTCCAACTCCCCCAATATATGGGATGGAGAGTTTTGCTGCACAGCGGTGTCTGCAACCACTGTTCCTTCAGGGGAGGAGCCGCTCGTACTGCGGCCTGGCAAAGCTTTCAATTCTTGTGCAGAGGAGACTGCCAGCAGCTGAGAATTCCTGTTGCCGCCCTGATAGTCAAGGCGAACGAGTCCATGCAAGAAGGATATATTGACCTGGTGGCCCTCTCTTGCTGCTGCTCGAATGATATTCATGACATCGTGTGTGTCCTTCTTAAATCTGCTTCGAAGCTTCTTTCTTCTCCAATAAACGAGGCCCATAGCTACTGCAGCGAGCAGCCCTATGCCAAGGAAGATCCAGAGGTAGACATTCATGACTGTGCGGACAAAGAAGATCATTAGAAGGGCAACGAAAGGGATGCTCAGCAGTGCCAGCAAGATAAAATAGAATACCGCAATGCTGCCCAGCCAGGAGGGACGGCTGCCATCGGTTATGGCAGCGCAACTGGGCGAGCTCTTTTTCCTGAAGCGGAACATGCTCTTTCCTCGGATATGTTAATATCCTGGTTGATTATCTAATTCTGACGACTTGCCCTGATATTGCTGGAGTGTACCACAGTCACCACGAAAGTCGGTACCTCATTTTTTCATTGTTTTCAGTGTTGCCCCCGGGCGGCCTCAGAAAATTGTACTTCTCAGCGATTTTCTATCCCAGGAGACTTGGCCGGGTTCTTTGCAGCGGCTCTTGCGCCCATTGATGGTCAGCTAGCCCGGGGCTGTGGCTTCGTCAATGCTGCTGTTATGAATTTTGCCACAGAACGATTATGGTAATCATACCCTGCAGCTTAAATTCGGCACAGGGTGTGCATGAAAAAATTGAGCGAACTCAAGTAGGCAATGACTATAGTCTAGCGAAACTGTAGACAGTACAGGTTCATTTATCTCGGAGCAAGCTCCACAAGGCGGCTGG containing:
- a CDS encoding AI-2E family transporter, translated to MKETGSISTPYYYLITAASFVILVAGMRAAASILVPFLLSIFLAIICTPLLFWMRKKGVPNALAVLTVLVVLAAIGVLLVVVVSSSLNSFLTTLPAYQKELTEKTAALVSWLHKKGIDVSNKVLIDYLDPGKIMRMVANTFTTLSAALKNVVLILLTVVFILLEAAGFHQKLAAALPQPQNSLQRLSTFTESVNRYLALKTLFSVVTAVAIWIWLTIVGVDYALLWALLAFLLNYVPTIGSMIAAVPAILLAVVQLGGSAALLTAAGYAVVNVSIGSVIEPRFMGRGLGLSTLVVFLSLVFWGWVLGPVGMLLSVPLTMIVKIALESNEDTRWLAMILGPAPSERLAASREKRATAHEKDVHSSKTAELDSTT
- a CDS encoding SHOCT domain-containing protein, with the protein product MFRFRKKSSPSCAAITDGSRPSWLGSIAVFYFILLALLSIPFVALLMIFFVRTVMNVYLWIFLGIGLLAAVAMGLVYWRRKKLRSRFKKDTHDVMNIIRAAAREGHQVNISFLHGLVRLDYQGGNRNSQLLAVSSAQELKALPGRSTSGSSPEGTVVADTAVQQNSPSHILGELEKLADLLDRGVVTEAEFQELKCHLLGSKRL